Part of the Paenarthrobacter sp. JL.01a genome is shown below.
TCATGCCGCTCTTCTTCGTCGTTGGCGGATTCGCGTCCTTGACGTCGTGGCGAAGCCTGCGGCGGAAGGGAGGCGATGCAGGCGACTATCTGAGGAACCGGGTGCTGCGGCTGGTTCGCCCCACCGTTGCGTTGTACGCGTTCCTCACGGTTGCGCTGTGGAGTGCTACCGCGGCCGGCGTGCCGGGCGATCTGCTCGCCGTGATTGCCGCGGGCGCCGGAGTGCAATTGTGGTTCCTTGCCGCCTACCTGATCTGCCAGGCGATGGTGCCCACCATGGCGAAACTTCATGAAGCAGCACCGTACCGGACCATCGGCGCGCTGGCCGCGGGCGCCGTCGTCGTGGATGTTTTCCGATTAGGCTTGGAGCACAATTCCTGGGGCTTCGACTCGAACCCGATCGGGCTGCTGAATATGGTGTTCGTGTGGGGGCTGCTGCAGCAGCTGGGGTTCTTCTATGCCGATGGGTTCTTTGACCGGTTTGCGCGTTGGCACCTGGTTCTTGCTGCGGCTGGTTGTTATGCATCGTTGGTGCTGCTGACGCATTCGGGTCCTTACCCGGTGGACATGCTGACCAGCCAAAACCCACCCATGTTTCCCCTGATCCTGGTTGGGCTGGCCCACGTGCTTCTGGTAAAGGCCTTCTACCCGGTGCTGCAGCGGTGCGTGCAGCTTGGCTGGGTCCAGAAGGTGATGTTTGTGGTGGGCAGCCGGGCCATGACCATCTATCTGTGGCACTTGCCGTTGATCATCGCGATGTTCGGGATCGCCCTGCTCCTGCGGCTGCCCTTCCCTGAGCCCGCCAGTGCCGAATGGTGGCTCAGCCGGCCGGCCTTCTACGTGGCGGCGTGGGCCTTGGTGCTCCTGGTCTCCATGCCGTTGGTCCGTCTGGAGCTCGCAAGCACCGCGCTGGCCCCGGGAGCCTCGCGGCCTGCGATGTGGCGGATCGTTGTTGCGACTGTGCTTGCCATCATTCCGCCCTTCGTGGTGATGCGCACGGCCCTTGGCGCGGCCAACGCCACGTGGGGTTTGCTGCTGCTGGTGGTTGCTGTGGTTCTGGTGACCGGCAAGGTGCCCGGCCATGCGTTGAAGCGTCCCGCTTCTGCTGAGCGCGTGCCTTC
Proteins encoded:
- a CDS encoding acyltransferase family protein; protein product: MSSTLKPGLHGSTATVAASRDLVVDVIRVACMFAVVAVHLLMMGISVDDSGIGVDNPLTSLSWFAQGTWFGQVMPLFFVVGGFASLTSWRSLRRKGGDAGDYLRNRVLRLVRPTVALYAFLTVALWSATAAGVPGDLLAVIAAGAGVQLWFLAAYLICQAMVPTMAKLHEAAPYRTIGALAAGAVVVDVFRLGLEHNSWGFDSNPIGLLNMVFVWGLLQQLGFFYADGFFDRFARWHLVLAAAGCYASLVLLTHSGPYPVDMLTSQNPPMFPLILVGLAHVLLVKAFYPVLQRCVQLGWVQKVMFVVGSRAMTIYLWHLPLIIAMFGIALLLRLPFPEPASAEWWLSRPAFYVAAWALVLLVSMPLVRLELASTALAPGASRPAMWRIVVATVLAIIPPFVVMRTALGAANATWGLLLLVVAVVLVTGKVPGHALKRPASAERVPS